From Campylobacter sp. MG1, a single genomic window includes:
- the pyrF gene encoding orotidine-5'-phosphate decarboxylase — protein MKTIIALDFDTLEQSREFVSKLSAKNLENYAKEHNLKLIMPYLKVGMWQYYTAGNDFLKELKDLGFNIFLDLKLIDIPNTIYNATKTLLKNDIDILSLHSFAGEQALKAAVNAKNELGSKCELFGISVLTSFEEEEFKNDLGFNGSINDCVKQRCLISKKAGLDGIVSSAYEAKFAKDLGLKALTPGIRFLGNDANDQARVATPKFAIENNIDYIVAGRMITKSSNPIRAYFQCIKGEKNE, from the coding sequence TTGAAAACCATAATCGCATTAGATTTTGACACCTTAGAGCAAAGCCGTGAATTTGTATCAAAACTATCAGCAAAAAATCTTGAAAACTATGCAAAAGAGCATAATTTAAAATTAATTATGCCTTATTTAAAAGTCGGTATGTGGCAATACTACACAGCTGGAAATGACTTTTTAAAAGAGCTAAAAGACTTAGGTTTTAATATATTTTTAGATTTAAAATTAATTGATATTCCAAATACTATTTATAATGCTACTAAGACACTTTTAAAAAATGATATTGATATTTTAAGCCTTCATTCTTTTGCAGGCGAGCAAGCTTTAAAGGCTGCTGTTAATGCTAAAAATGAATTAGGTAGCAAGTGTGAATTATTTGGAATTTCTGTATTAACTTCGTTTGAAGAAGAAGAATTTAAAAATGATTTAGGCTTTAATGGAAGCATTAATGATTGCGTAAAACAACGCTGTTTAATTAGCAAAAAAGCAGGTCTTGATGGTATAGTAAGTAGTGCTTATGAAGCAAAATTTGCTAAAGATTTAGGACTTAAGGCTCTTACGCCTGGCATTAGATTTTTAGGCAATGATGCAAATGACCAAGCAAGGGTTGCTACGCCAAAATTTGCTATAGAAAACAATATTGATTATATTGTAGCTGGTAGAATGATTACAAAGAGTTCTAATCCTATTAGAGCTTATTTTCAATGTATAAAAGGAGAAAAAAATGAATAA
- a CDS encoding MFS transporter, whose product MFSNYTKRQKLIIASSSLGMCLEMMDIMFIAYSLNFIIQEFSLSNKEAGAIPTITNLSMLIGGFILSYLADKYGRIKVFTYSILLFAIGTSFIYFANTYYWLIFFRVLSGLGVGGEYGVGMSLIKDEFGKTKMGKYSSMITIFGQITAAFVAILAGILLSYGWRYLFLVGLIPVALAFYIRVCLKDVKSNNFVKLDYAKVFQDNFYLTIALSIMVIVQVAGYFGMINWLPSMAQKALNLSSSNSSYWMISTIFGMCVGMIIFGRIFDKFGPRISYGVFLIGSAILVYAFTLVTNYTQLLIIGFVIGFFSNGMFAGYGALVNIIYPSNISASVNNLIINIGRAIGGFSSVIIGILLDLYNNTFVVMAFLSMLYLTSFCIMLSRKELKRDNFIKSKERI is encoded by the coding sequence ATGTTTAGTAATTACACAAAAAGACAAAAATTAATTATAGCTTCATCATCTCTTGGAATGTGTCTTGAGATGATGGATATTATGTTTATTGCATATTCTCTTAATTTTATTATACAGGAGTTTTCACTAAGTAATAAAGAAGCGGGTGCTATTCCTACGATTACAAATTTATCTATGCTTATAGGTGGGTTTATTCTAAGTTATTTGGCTGATAAGTATGGTAGAATTAAAGTTTTTACTTATTCAATTTTATTATTTGCAATCGGTACTAGTTTTATATATTTTGCAAATACATATTATTGGCTTATATTTTTTAGAGTTTTATCAGGACTTGGTGTAGGTGGAGAGTATGGTGTTGGAATGAGCTTGATAAAAGATGAATTTGGCAAAACAAAAATGGGAAAATATTCAAGTATGATTACTATTTTTGGACAAATTACAGCTGCATTTGTAGCTATTTTAGCTGGAATTTTACTTTCGTATGGTTGGCGATATTTATTTTTAGTAGGTTTAATTCCAGTTGCATTAGCATTTTATATAAGAGTATGTTTAAAAGATGTTAAAAGTAATAATTTTGTCAAATTAGATTACGCAAAAGTGTTTCAAGATAATTTTTATTTGACTATTGCTTTATCAATTATGGTTATTGTGCAAGTTGCTGGATATTTTGGAATGATTAATTGGCTTCCGTCTATGGCACAAAAAGCTTTAAATTTATCATCTTCTAATTCTAGTTATTGGATGATTAGCACTATTTTTGGAATGTGTGTGGGTATGATTATATTTGGTAGAATATTTGATAAATTTGGACCACGAATTAGTTATGGAGTATTTTTAATAGGCTCGGCTATCTTAGTTTATGCTTTTACTTTAGTTACTAATTACACACAGCTTTTAATAATAGGTTTTGTTATAGGTTTTTTTAGCAATGGAATGTTCGCTGGATATGGAGCTTTAGTAAATATTATTTACCCATCAAATATTAGTGCTAGTGTGAATAATCTAATAATAAATATAGGTCGTGCAATAGGTGGATTTAGTTCAGTCATTATAGGGATTTTGCTTGATTTATATAATAATACATTTGTAGTTATGGCATTTTTAAGTATGCTTTATTTAACAAGTTTTTGCATAATGCTAAGTCGTAAAGAGTTAAAAAGAGATAATTTTATTAAATCAAAGGAGAGAATTTGA
- a CDS encoding NADH-quinone oxidoreductase subunit N has protein sequence MQLDLNVLLILPELALIVFACFILVANLFYKFDLKALKGLSIVALIIAIICQFNCPYDESFFDLFIFDNLAKYSSILINLSAIYFLLANKRADEGEFFALFLMMIACLNFMVSTNNLIVAFITLEGSSLALYSLIAFKKKAIEGAIKYFNYGMLGSAFFAMGSAMYYFDSASLELNSLATISTASILAFVMIGITILFKLSVAPLHMWLKDVYLKADSSLAGFISIVPKIAMMVFAYRFMISFENFFNVSEIILIIACASMLFASVMSLKQDNAKSMLVYSSVSHSSFAYSTLAFFHLSSQMFLYYFLTFAFVNIALFMFLGAFKDTNYENLKGVFKKYPLLGICIVVLLLNLAALPPFGVFFAKVGVINIALNANIYAAICMALSSIIMLFAYLRFIKAIFADKEIGFLYFNNAQKIVLILAIIASFVASVGLDFLA, from the coding sequence ATGCAACTTGATTTAAATGTATTACTTATTTTACCTGAACTTGCTTTGATAGTTTTTGCTTGTTTTATATTGGTTGCTAATTTATTTTATAAATTTGATTTAAAAGCTTTAAAAGGGCTTAGTATTGTGGCTTTAATAATTGCTATTATTTGCCAATTTAATTGCCCTTATGATGAGAGTTTTTTTGATTTATTTATATTTGATAATTTAGCAAAATATTCAAGTATATTAATCAATCTATCAGCTATTTATTTTCTACTTGCTAATAAAAGAGCTGATGAAGGTGAGTTTTTTGCATTATTTTTAATGATGATAGCTTGTTTAAATTTTATGGTAAGCACTAATAATTTAATAGTAGCTTTTATAACTCTTGAAGGCTCTTCTTTAGCACTTTATAGCTTAATAGCGTTTAAGAAAAAAGCAATTGAAGGTGCTATTAAATACTTTAATTACGGAATGCTAGGCTCAGCATTTTTTGCTATGGGTTCTGCAATGTATTATTTTGATAGTGCAAGTTTAGAACTAAACTCACTAGCTACAATTAGCACGGCTAGTATTTTAGCCTTTGTTATGATAGGAATTACAATATTATTTAAATTATCAGTAGCACCGCTTCATATGTGGCTTAAAGATGTGTATTTAAAGGCTGATTCAAGTTTAGCTGGATTTATTTCAATAGTTCCAAAAATAGCTATGATGGTATTTGCATATAGATTTATGATTTCATTTGAAAATTTCTTCAATGTAAGTGAGATTATTTTAATTATTGCTTGTGCTTCTATGCTTTTTGCTAGTGTTATGTCATTAAAGCAAGATAATGCAAAATCAATGTTAGTATATAGCTCTGTTTCACATTCATCGTTTGCTTATTCAACCCTTGCATTTTTTCATTTATCAAGCCAAATGTTTTTATATTATTTTTTAACATTTGCATTTGTAAATATCGCATTATTTATGTTTTTAGGTGCGTTTAAAGACACAAATTATGAGAATTTAAAAGGGGTGTTTAAGAAATATCCTTTATTAGGAATTTGTATTGTTGTATTATTGTTAAATCTTGCAGCATTGCCACCATTTGGCGTATTTTTTGCTAAGGTTGGTGTAATTAATATAGCTTTAAATGCTAATATTTATGCAGCAATTTGTATGGCACTTAGCTCAATTATTATGCTATTTGCTTATTTAAGATTTATAAAAGCAATTTTTGCAGATAAAGAAATAGGATTTTTATATTTTAATAACGCTCAAAAAATAGTTTTAATTTTAGCAATTATTGCTTCTTTTGTTGCAAGCGTTGGATTAGATTTTTTAGCTTAA
- a CDS encoding complex I subunit 4 family protein: MLSLLIFLPLIFGVSAYFINDKASKISGILFSFIILCLNYYVIIDEIHTFNYTLIKAFNFGINLKADEIAFTLAFVANLMLFLSMCFFSKQTKDFLISAMILSACMNGLFLANDALLFYIFWEVSLFPLLYLMVKNNEAKLARSFFVFAFLGSIFMLLAMIYLAYNARVNDAILNFDISYFSTTNLSPIENTLLFIGFFLAFAIKAPIFPFHSWAIKTYSKAPNFVSVMLASFKMAPFGMIKFCLPLFAVSINEFSGIIYTLCIISAIYAALLASNAKNYKELSAMSSISHLGIICLGIFSMHPIALSGAVVYMVAHAIVSGAMFFYAEILKDNYKTYNLSELKGLAKHMPYLTFIFGVLLFSSISLPLTISFAGEFLVLYGVFAASKMAGVFATLVVILGAVYMLNMFRNSFLSKENEAKDIKVSLSKIIILSFIALIIIVFGVNPNIILDYINFAV; this comes from the coding sequence ATGCTTAGTTTATTGATATTTTTACCTTTAATTTTTGGGGTTAGTGCATATTTTATAAATGATAAGGCTTCTAAAATTAGCGGAATTTTATTTTCTTTTATAATTTTATGCCTTAATTATTATGTGATAATTGATGAAATTCATACATTTAACTATACTTTAATAAAAGCTTTTAATTTTGGGATTAATTTAAAAGCTGATGAGATAGCATTTACTTTAGCTTTTGTGGCAAATTTAATGCTATTTTTGTCAATGTGCTTTTTTTCTAAACAAACAAAAGACTTTTTAATAAGTGCTATGATTTTAAGTGCTTGTATGAATGGTTTATTTTTAGCAAATGATGCTTTATTATTTTATATTTTTTGGGAAGTTTCATTATTTCCACTTTTATATTTAATGGTTAAAAACAATGAAGCAAAACTAGCTAGGTCATTTTTTGTATTTGCATTTTTAGGCTCAATTTTTATGCTACTTGCTATGATTTATCTAGCTTATAATGCAAGAGTTAATGATGCGATTTTAAATTTTGATATTAGTTATTTCTCAACTACAAATTTAAGTCCTATTGAAAATACTTTATTATTTATAGGATTTTTCCTAGCATTTGCTATAAAAGCTCCTATTTTTCCATTTCATAGTTGGGCTATTAAAACTTATTCAAAAGCACCTAATTTTGTTTCTGTAATGCTTGCAAGTTTTAAAATGGCGCCTTTTGGAATGATTAAGTTTTGCCTTCCTTTATTTGCTGTTAGTATTAATGAATTTAGTGGGATAATTTATACATTATGTATAATTTCAGCAATTTATGCAGCGCTTCTAGCAAGCAATGCGAAAAATTACAAAGAATTAAGTGCAATGAGTTCAATATCACACTTAGGAATTATTTGTTTAGGTATTTTTTCTATGCATCCAATTGCTTTAAGTGGAGCTGTTGTTTATATGGTAGCTCATGCTATTGTAAGTGGGGCAATGTTTTTTTACGCTGAAATTTTAAAAGATAATTACAAAACTTATAATCTAAGTGAGTTAAAGGGCTTAGCTAAACATATGCCTTATTTGACATTTATTTTTGGAGTTTTATTATTTTCATCAATTTCTTTACCACTTACTATAAGCTTTGCAGGTGAGTTTTTGGTTCTTTATGGAGTATTTGCAGCTAGTAAGATGGCTGGAGTTTTTGCTACTTTAGTTGTGATACTTGGAGCTGTTTATATGCTCAATATGTTTAGAAATAGCTTTTTAAGTAAAGAAAATGAAGCTAAAGACATAAAGGTTAGTTTATCTAAGATAATAATTTTATCTTTCATAGCTTTGATTATAATTGTATTTGGAGTAAATCCTAATATAATTTTAGATTATATCAACTTTGCGGTATAA
- the nuoL gene encoding NADH-quinone oxidoreductase subunit L, giving the protein MQMSLLCVLFLPLLSAIFAGIYSFSPKNKVIGYFCSYLMLLACIFAFISLYYLADKNLYISLGHWIGILNVNFGFLIDSVSLTMMCVVTLVATCVHFYSIYYMEHDEGFNKFFAFLGLFVFCMLILVMSDNFLLLFVGWEGVGLCSWLLIGFWYQNEKFSLAANEAFIMNRISDFAMLLGIFLIYFNFGTLSYKEVFAILSFHEMLNPNLLTLIAALLFVGAMGKSAQFPFHTWLANAMAGPTPVSALIHAATMVTAGVYLVIRSHDLFSQVPNVSYFIACLGAFVALFAASMAIAAKDLKRIVAFSTLSQLGYMFVACGLGAYKIALFHLVTHAFFKALLFLGAGNIMHAMHDELNIYKMGKLYKPMKVTAVLMIIASLALSGIYPFAGFFSKDKILDFAFVTEHFGLYSVLLFTAFLTAFYSFRLLMMVFFAPKNHTIHPHEAKPIALIAMLPLAILAIIAGFWDSKFFDFIRIPMQELHHNYVLIAISLVVAIAGIVLAIVVYKNGAKETCNCKYKKLLENEYYIPKLYEIIFIQPYKCLAKVLTGFEEGLYSFIFECPKKLLSLVSCENKNNNLTLHIVFICAFCVFLLLTMVVIYA; this is encoded by the coding sequence GTGCAAATGAGTTTATTATGTGTTTTATTTTTACCATTATTAAGTGCAATTTTTGCAGGAATTTATTCTTTTTCTCCAAAAAATAAAGTAATAGGTTATTTTTGTTCTTATTTAATGCTTTTAGCTTGTATTTTTGCTTTTATATCTTTATATTATTTAGCAGATAAGAATTTGTATATTAGTTTGGGTCATTGGATAGGAATTTTAAATGTTAATTTCGGCTTTTTAATAGATTCTGTTAGCCTTACTATGATGTGCGTTGTAACATTAGTCGCTACTTGTGTGCATTTTTATAGTATTTATTATATGGAACACGATGAAGGCTTTAATAAATTCTTTGCATTTTTAGGCTTATTCGTATTTTGTATGTTAATTTTAGTAATGAGCGATAATTTCTTATTATTATTTGTTGGATGGGAAGGCGTTGGTCTATGCTCTTGGTTATTAATCGGCTTTTGGTATCAAAATGAAAAATTCTCATTAGCAGCAAATGAAGCTTTTATTATGAATAGAATAAGCGATTTTGCAATGCTTTTAGGAATATTTTTAATATATTTTAATTTCGGAACTTTAAGCTATAAAGAAGTATTTGCTATATTAAGCTTTCACGAAATGTTAAATCCTAATTTATTAACTTTAATTGCTGCTTTATTATTTGTTGGTGCTATGGGTAAATCAGCTCAATTTCCATTCCATACTTGGCTAGCAAATGCGATGGCAGGTCCAACACCAGTTTCAGCATTAATCCACGCTGCTACGATGGTAACTGCTGGTGTGTATTTGGTAATTCGCTCTCACGATTTATTTTCGCAGGTTCCAAATGTAAGTTATTTTATAGCTTGTTTAGGTGCTTTTGTAGCTTTATTTGCTGCTTCAATGGCAATTGCTGCAAAAGATTTAAAAAGAATTGTGGCATTTTCTACACTTTCTCAACTTGGATATATGTTCGTAGCTTGTGGTTTAGGAGCTTATAAAATAGCATTATTTCATTTAGTAACTCACGCATTTTTTAAAGCATTATTATTCTTAGGTGCTGGAAATATTATGCACGCAATGCACGATGAATTAAACATTTATAAAATGGGTAAATTATATAAACCTATGAAAGTTACAGCAGTTTTAATGATAATTGCAAGTTTAGCTTTAAGTGGTATTTATCCATTCGCAGGATTTTTCTCAAAAGATAAGATTTTAGATTTTGCATTTGTAACAGAGCATTTTGGCTTATATTCTGTTTTATTATTTACAGCGTTTTTAACAGCGTTTTATAGTTTTAGACTATTAATGATGGTATTTTTTGCTCCAAAAAATCACACAATCCATCCACACGAAGCAAAACCTATAGCATTAATTGCAATGCTACCTTTAGCAATATTAGCAATTATTGCAGGTTTTTGGGATAGTAAATTCTTTGATTTTATTAGAATTCCTATGCAAGAATTACACCATAATTATGTATTAATTGCTATTTCTTTAGTGGTTGCTATAGCAGGAATTGTTTTAGCTATAGTAGTTTATAAAAATGGTGCAAAAGAAACTTGCAATTGTAAATATAAAAAGCTTTTAGAAAATGAATATTATATACCTAAATTATATGAGATTATTTTCATACAACCTTATAAATGTTTAGCTAAAGTATTAACAGGATTTGAAGAAGGTCTATATTCATTTATTTTTGAATGTCCTAAAAAGCTTTTAAGTCTTGTTTCTTGTGAGAACAAAAACAATAACTTAACTCTTCACATTGTGTTTATTTGTGCATTTTGTGTGTTTTTACTTTTAACAATGGTGGTGATATATGCTTAG
- the nuoK gene encoding NADH-quinone oxidoreductase subunit NuoK translates to MNYLILSFILFIIGLIGVLKRQNLIMFFISTEIMLNAANLSFVAISNIHRDFSGQVFAIFIMAIAACEVAIGLSFCVIKYRRDKSLDFGECK, encoded by the coding sequence ATGAATTATTTGATACTTTCTTTTATACTTTTCATAATAGGTTTAATAGGTGTCTTAAAAAGACAGAATTTAATAATGTTTTTTATATCTACTGAAATTATGTTAAATGCCGCAAATTTATCCTTTGTAGCTATTTCAAATATTCATAGAGATTTTAGTGGGCAAGTTTTTGCTATTTTTATTATGGCAATAGCAGCTTGCGAAGTAGCTATTGGGCTTAGCTTTTGTGTGATTAAATATAGACGCGATAAAAGTCTAGATTTTGGAGAGTGCAAATGA